A genomic region of Pseudomonas frederiksbergensis contains the following coding sequences:
- the guaB gene encoding IMP dehydrogenase: MLRISQEALTFDDILLVPGYSEVLPNEVSLKTRLTRGIELNIPLVSAAMDTVTEARLAIAMAQEGGIGIIHKNMTIEQQAAEVRKVKRYEAGVVKDPITIEADATVRELFELTRLHNISGVPVLHDGDLVGIVTSRDVRFENRLEATVREVMTPKERLVTVREGANKNDVRELLHKNRIERVLIVDDKFALKGMMTVNDIEKAKAYPLASKDDQGRLRVGAAVGTGKDTGDRVAALVAAGVDVVVVDTAHGHSKGVIDRVRWVKQNFPEVQVIGGNIATGAAAKALAEAGADAVKVGIGPGSICTTRIVAGVGVPQISAIANVAAALEGTGVPLIADGGIRFSGDLSKAIVAGASCVMMGSMFAGTEEAPGEIELFQGRSYKAYRGMGSLGAMSQAQGSSDRYFQDSSAGAEKLVPEGIEGRVPYKGTLSAIIHQLMGGLRSSMGYTGSADIEEMRTKPEFVRITGAGMAESHVHDVQITKEAPNYRVG, encoded by the coding sequence ATGCTGCGTATCAGCCAAGAAGCTCTGACCTTCGACGACATTCTTTTAGTGCCCGGTTATTCCGAGGTGCTTCCTAACGAAGTCAGTCTCAAAACCCGCCTTACCCGTGGCATCGAGCTGAATATTCCACTGGTTTCTGCTGCCATGGACACCGTCACTGAAGCCCGTCTGGCCATTGCCATGGCTCAGGAAGGTGGCATCGGCATCATCCACAAGAACATGACCATCGAGCAGCAAGCTGCCGAAGTGCGCAAGGTCAAGCGTTACGAGGCCGGCGTGGTCAAGGACCCGATCACCATCGAGGCTGACGCCACGGTTCGTGAACTGTTCGAACTGACCCGCCTGCACAACATCTCCGGCGTTCCGGTACTGCACGATGGCGACCTGGTCGGCATCGTCACTTCCCGTGACGTGCGTTTTGAAAACCGTCTGGAAGCCACCGTTCGTGAAGTCATGACGCCTAAAGAGCGTCTGGTGACCGTCCGTGAAGGCGCCAACAAAAACGACGTCCGCGAGTTGTTGCACAAAAACCGCATCGAACGCGTACTGATCGTCGACGACAAGTTTGCCCTCAAAGGCATGATGACCGTCAACGACATCGAAAAAGCCAAGGCTTACCCGTTGGCCAGCAAGGACGACCAGGGTCGTCTGCGTGTCGGCGCTGCGGTCGGTACCGGTAAAGACACCGGCGATCGCGTTGCCGCACTGGTTGCTGCCGGCGTTGACGTGGTGGTGGTCGACACTGCCCACGGTCACTCCAAAGGCGTGATCGACCGCGTTCGTTGGGTCAAACAGAACTTCCCTGAAGTCCAGGTGATCGGCGGCAACATCGCCACCGGCGCTGCCGCCAAGGCGCTGGCCGAAGCGGGCGCTGACGCCGTCAAGGTCGGCATCGGCCCTGGCTCGATCTGCACCACCCGTATCGTTGCCGGTGTCGGCGTGCCGCAAATCAGCGCCATCGCCAACGTCGCCGCTGCCCTTGAGGGCACTGGCGTTCCGTTGATCGCCGACGGCGGCATCCGTTTTTCCGGTGACCTGTCCAAGGCCATCGTTGCCGGTGCTTCCTGCGTGATGATGGGCTCGATGTTCGCCGGTACTGAAGAAGCGCCGGGCGAGATCGAACTGTTCCAGGGCCGTTCGTACAAGGCTTACCGTGGCATGGGTTCGCTGGGCGCCATGTCCCAGGCGCAAGGCTCTTCCGACCGTTACTTCCAGGACTCCTCCGCGGGTGCCGAGAAGCTGGTTCCGGAAGGCATCGAAGGGCGTGTTCCGTACAAGGGCACCCTGAGCGCTATCATCCATCAACTGATGGGCGGCCTGCGTTCTTCCATGGGCTACACCGGTAGCGCCGATATCGAAGAAATGCGCACCAAGCCAGAGTTCGTGCGCATCACCGGCGCCGGCATGGCGGAATCTCACGTCCACGACGTGCAGATCACCAAAGAAGCGCCAAACTACCGCGTAGGTTGA
- the guaA gene encoding glutamine-hydrolyzing GMP synthase, producing the protein MALDIHAHRILILDFGSQYTQLIARRVREIGVYCELHPFDMDDEAIREFAPKGIILAGGPESVHEANSPRAPQAVWDLGVPVFGICYGMQTMAEQLGGKVEGSELREFGYARVDVVGKSRLLDGIEDHIDADGLFGLDVWMSHGDKVTRMPEDFHVLASTPSCPIAGMFSDERRYYGVQFHPEVTHTKQGGRILSRFILDICECEALWTPSKIAEDAIAQVRAQVGTDNVLLGLSGGVDSSVVAALLHKAIGDQLTCVFVDNGLLRLHEGEQVMAMFAENMGVKVIRANAEDQFLNNLAGESDPEKKRKIIGRTFIDVFDAQSNTLDNIKYLAQGTIYPDVIESAGAKSGKAHVIKSHHNVGGLPEEMNLKLVEPLRELFKDEVRRLGLELGLPYDMVYRHPFPGPGLGVRILGEVKKEYADLLRRADHIFIEELRKADWYHKVSQAFVVFQPVKSVGVVGDGRRYAWVVALRAVETIDFMTARWAHLPYELLETVSGRIINEIEGISRVTYDVSSKPPATIEWE; encoded by the coding sequence ATGGCCCTCGACATTCACGCTCACCGCATCCTGATCCTCGACTTCGGTTCCCAGTACACCCAGCTGATCGCCCGTCGCGTGCGTGAAATCGGTGTTTACTGCGAACTGCACCCGTTCGACATGGACGACGAAGCGATTCGCGAATTCGCACCGAAAGGGATCATCCTCGCCGGCGGCCCCGAGTCCGTGCACGAAGCCAACAGCCCTCGCGCGCCGCAAGCGGTCTGGGACCTGGGCGTACCGGTTTTCGGTATTTGCTACGGCATGCAAACCATGGCCGAGCAACTGGGCGGCAAGGTTGAAGGTTCCGAGCTGCGTGAGTTTGGTTACGCCCGTGTCGACGTGGTCGGCAAGAGCCGCCTGCTGGACGGCATCGAAGATCACATCGACGCCGACGGCCTGTTCGGCCTCGATGTGTGGATGAGCCACGGTGACAAGGTCACCAGGATGCCGGAAGACTTCCACGTCCTGGCCAGCACCCCGAGCTGCCCGATTGCTGGCATGTTCAGCGACGAGCGTCGTTACTACGGCGTGCAGTTCCACCCGGAAGTGACCCACACCAAGCAAGGCGGTCGCATCCTGTCGCGTTTCATCCTCGACATCTGCGAGTGTGAAGCCCTGTGGACTCCATCGAAGATCGCTGAAGACGCCATCGCTCAGGTTCGCGCCCAGGTTGGCACCGACAACGTACTGCTCGGCCTGTCCGGCGGTGTGGATTCTTCGGTGGTTGCTGCGCTGTTGCACAAAGCCATCGGCGACCAGCTGACCTGTGTCTTCGTCGACAACGGTCTGCTGCGTCTGCACGAAGGCGAACAAGTGATGGCCATGTTCGCCGAGAACATGGGCGTCAAGGTGATCCGCGCCAACGCTGAAGACCAGTTCCTGAACAACCTGGCCGGCGAGTCGGACCCTGAGAAAAAACGCAAGATCATCGGCCGTACCTTCATTGACGTGTTCGATGCCCAGTCCAACACGCTGGACAACATCAAGTACCTGGCCCAAGGCACCATTTACCCGGACGTGATCGAGTCGGCTGGCGCGAAAAGCGGCAAGGCTCACGTGATCAAGTCGCACCACAACGTGGGTGGCCTGCCGGAAGAAATGAACCTCAAGCTGGTTGAACCGCTGCGTGAGCTGTTCAAGGACGAAGTCCGTCGTCTGGGTCTGGAACTCGGCCTGCCGTACGACATGGTCTACCGTCACCCGTTCCCGGGCCCGGGCCTGGGTGTGCGGATCCTCGGTGAAGTGAAGAAGGAATACGCCGACCTGCTGCGTCGCGCCGACCACATCTTCATCGAAGAGCTGCGTAAAGCCGACTGGTATCACAAGGTCAGCCAGGCATTCGTGGTGTTCCAGCCAGTGAAATCGGTGGGTGTGGTCGGTGACGGCCGTCGTTACGCCTGGGTCGTCGCCCTGCGTGCGGTAGAAACCATCGACTTCATGACCGCACGTTGGGCTCACCTGCCTTACGAGCTGCTGGAAACCGTCAGCGGCCGCATCATCAATGAAATCGAAGGCATCTCCCGCGTCACCTACGACGTGTCGAGCAAGCCGCCAGCGACGATCGAGTGGGAATGA